In a single window of the Paenibacillus sp. MMS20-IR301 genome:
- a CDS encoding LysR family transcriptional regulator, whose translation MFRGEVTNMDTGLLKVFRAVAEEGSISKAAQSLNYVQSNVTARIQQLEQELQTPLFYRHSRGITLTSAGQTFLDYTVRILKLLEEAKQAVLDSPVPKGAITVGSDTTAAVRLPAILSVYRRCYPDVDVHLQVGRAGDLIESVLQHTVHGAFLDGPVEHPELVQELLIHERIGLVIPDTMDYQGIRSVHDKTLLMLNSECLYRSRLEQWLGEEGCRVGKVMEFGTMEGLLGCVKAGIGYAVLPVSYFTRMNVTEGIRIYPFPEKYAEVPTVFIRRRDLYMTSAFREFIEELKAGLPEAVSGASPAAESGGPALSV comes from the coding sequence GTGTTCCGGGGAGAGGTGACGAATATGGATACCGGTCTTCTAAAAGTATTCCGGGCAGTTGCTGAAGAAGGAAGCATCTCCAAAGCGGCACAAAGCCTGAACTATGTGCAATCGAATGTGACGGCAAGAATCCAGCAGCTGGAGCAGGAGCTGCAGACTCCGCTCTTCTACCGGCACAGCCGGGGAATTACACTGACTTCAGCAGGGCAGACGTTTCTGGACTACACGGTCAGAATACTTAAGCTGCTGGAAGAAGCCAAACAGGCGGTTCTGGATTCGCCGGTTCCCAAAGGCGCAATCACGGTGGGCTCGGATACGACAGCAGCAGTGCGGCTTCCGGCAATCCTCTCGGTATACCGCCGCTGTTATCCTGATGTAGACGTTCACCTTCAGGTCGGACGGGCGGGGGATTTGATCGAATCCGTCCTGCAGCATACGGTACACGGGGCCTTCCTCGACGGTCCGGTGGAGCATCCGGAGCTTGTCCAGGAGCTGCTTATTCATGAGCGGATTGGACTGGTCATTCCGGACACGATGGATTATCAGGGCATCCGGTCCGTGCATGACAAGACGCTGCTGATGCTGAATTCGGAGTGCCTGTACCGGAGCAGACTGGAGCAATGGCTCGGCGAAGAGGGCTGCCGGGTCGGAAAGGTGATGGAGTTCGGGACCATGGAGGGGCTGCTCGGATGTGTGAAGGCAGGCATTGGCTATGCAGTCCTGCCTGTATCCTATTTCACCCGGATGAATGTTACAGAGGGTATCCGTATCTACCCGTTCCCCGAGAAGTATGCAGAGGTGCCTACCGTATTCATCCGGCGGCGCGATCTCTATATGACTAGCGCCTTCCGGGAGTTTATAGAAGAGCTGAAGGCCGGGCTGCCGGAAGCGGTAAGCGGGGCATCCCCCGCGGCAGAAAGCGGCGGTCCGGCGCTGTCCGTATAA
- a CDS encoding beta-galactosidase, protein MREQMKQAEPGSYSKVQIGVDYYPEHWEEAMWEPDIKLMKETGVKVVRVAEFAWSRLEPVEGRFDFAWLDRALDLFHAYGIQVVIGTPTTTPPRWLTTACPDVLPVFADGSVYHPGVRGHRCYNSASLRTYGSRIIEALARRYSSHPAVIGWQTDNEFGMLDCHCDSCNRAFRSWVQAKYSTLERLNSEWGTVVWSGEYSSWEELTVPYGGSPHQNPSLLLDFQRFQWDSCIHFQRRQTEILRAVCPERFITHNFHSYPQRLDMHGLAEDLDVASFDYYPNPAPQKQATAPYSGALSLDLTRGLKRRNFWIMEQLSGPPGCWFPMWRTPHPGLIRAYAWQAIARGADTVVHFRWRSAAAGAEQFWHGLIDHSNVPGRRFAEFAQLCGEVNALAPLLEGTEVTSNAAILYSHEQMAALRIQPQADGLDYYDNIKQYHRALTKLGISCDVIDWRQPLEGYKLAIVPSLYLHDEEAAQRLESFAGNGGTVILTNRSGVKNMNNICLLQPLPGLFSRAAGVTVAEYDPVGHDIHMLVDAAGESFECSQWCDILQPEEAEPVAWYGDDFFAGSPAVTVNRFGAGKVYYIGTHASEAYWLKLLGGIAAEAGLAAFPDLPDGVQAFTRTGEKGELLFLLNLSRGTQSIGLDKHYRSALSGSLVSGIVELSPFAVEILETGV, encoded by the coding sequence GAGCAGATGAAGCAGGCGGAACCGGGCAGTTACAGCAAAGTACAAATCGGGGTGGATTATTATCCGGAGCATTGGGAGGAGGCGATGTGGGAGCCGGATATTAAGTTAATGAAGGAAACGGGTGTCAAGGTGGTCCGGGTAGCAGAGTTTGCCTGGAGCCGGCTGGAGCCCGTGGAGGGGAGGTTTGATTTCGCCTGGCTGGACCGGGCGCTGGATCTGTTTCATGCCTATGGAATACAGGTGGTGATCGGAACTCCGACCACCACACCGCCGCGCTGGCTGACTACGGCATGTCCGGATGTGCTGCCGGTATTCGCGGACGGCAGCGTATACCATCCGGGAGTGCGCGGACACCGCTGCTATAACAGCGCATCGCTGCGTACCTACGGCAGCCGGATTATTGAGGCGCTGGCCCGCCGCTACAGCAGCCATCCTGCTGTCATCGGCTGGCAGACAGACAATGAATTCGGGATGCTGGATTGTCACTGTGACAGCTGTAACCGGGCCTTCCGCAGCTGGGTTCAGGCGAAGTACAGTACGCTTGAGCGGTTAAACTCCGAGTGGGGAACGGTGGTCTGGAGCGGCGAATACAGCAGCTGGGAGGAGCTGACCGTTCCTTACGGCGGGTCACCGCACCAGAATCCGTCACTGCTGCTCGATTTCCAGCGGTTCCAGTGGGATTCATGTATCCACTTTCAGCGCCGGCAGACGGAGATTCTGCGCGCGGTGTGTCCGGAGCGCTTCATTACCCATAATTTCCACAGCTATCCGCAGCGGCTGGATATGCACGGGCTGGCGGAGGATCTGGATGTGGCCTCCTTCGATTATTATCCGAACCCTGCACCGCAGAAGCAGGCGACCGCGCCGTATAGCGGGGCGCTGTCCCTGGATCTGACCCGCGGGCTTAAGCGCCGTAATTTCTGGATTATGGAGCAGCTCAGCGGTCCTCCGGGCTGCTGGTTTCCGATGTGGCGGACGCCGCATCCGGGACTGATCCGTGCCTATGCCTGGCAGGCTATTGCCAGAGGCGCGGATACGGTGGTGCATTTCCGCTGGAGAAGCGCGGCTGCCGGGGCTGAGCAATTCTGGCACGGGCTGATTGACCACAGCAATGTGCCGGGGCGGAGATTCGCCGAATTCGCACAGCTGTGCGGAGAGGTAAACGCGCTTGCTCCGCTGCTGGAGGGAACGGAGGTCACCAGCAACGCGGCTATTCTGTATTCGCATGAGCAGATGGCGGCGCTGCGGATTCAGCCCCAGGCTGACGGTCTTGACTACTATGACAACATCAAGCAGTACCACCGGGCGCTGACGAAGCTTGGCATCAGCTGCGATGTCATTGACTGGCGGCAGCCGCTCGAGGGATACAAGCTGGCGATCGTTCCGAGCCTTTACCTGCATGATGAGGAAGCGGCGCAGAGGCTGGAGTCCTTTGCCGGGAACGGAGGCACCGTGATTCTGACTAACCGCAGCGGTGTGAAGAATATGAACAACATCTGCCTGCTGCAGCCGCTGCCGGGTCTGTTCTCCCGCGCAGCCGGCGTAACAGTTGCGGAATATGATCCGGTCGGCCATGATATCCACATGCTGGTGGATGCAGCCGGTGAGTCGTTCGAGTGCAGCCAGTGGTGCGATATTCTGCAGCCGGAGGAAGCGGAGCCGGTTGCCTGGTACGGGGATGATTTCTTTGCCGGTTCTCCTGCGGTTACTGTGAACCGCTTCGGAGCAGGAAAGGTATATTATATCGGAACTCATGCCAGCGAGGCTTACTGGCTGAAGCTTCTGGGCGGTATCGCCGCGGAGGCCGGACTTGCCGCATTTCCGGATCTGCCGGACGGCGTGCAGGCATTCACACGTACAGGAGAGAAAGGGGAACTGCTGTTCCTGCTGAACCTCAGCCGCGGTACACAGTCAATCGGACTGGATAAGCATTACCGCAGCGCACTTTCCGGTTCTTTGGTATCCGGCATAGTAGAATTATCGCCGTTTGCTGTAGAGATCCTGGAGACTGGGGTCTGA